Proteins from a single region of Streptomyces spectabilis:
- a CDS encoding acyl-CoA dehydrogenase family protein has product MSAFPQFSLDPEQAARRDRLRDLAETRLRPLAEKGEPGRVNRPLVEALGELGLLDGLFTAGALDLCLTRESLARGCTEAETAYALQGLGAYPVHAHGPAALRERWLPAAREGRAVAAFALSEPGAGSDAAALALRAEPEPGQAGTWRLTGEKSWISNAPEADFYTVFARTTPDAGARGVTAFLVPADRPGLTGTPLAMLSPHPIGTLAFDGVRVSTDDLLGEVDRGFGVAMATLNRFRPSVGAFAVGMAQAALDATLAHTAERDAFGGKLKDLQAVSHQVAEMATRTEAARLLVYAAAAAHDREEQGIAGRAAMAKLFATETAQYVVDTAVQLHGARALQHGHLLEHLYREVRAPRIYEGASEVQRAVIAKQLYATAPSPKETA; this is encoded by the coding sequence TTGTCAGCGTTTCCGCAATTTTCGCTCGACCCGGAGCAGGCCGCTCGGCGTGACCGGCTGCGGGACCTTGCCGAGACCCGCCTGCGCCCCCTCGCCGAGAAGGGCGAGCCGGGGCGCGTGAACCGCCCGCTCGTCGAGGCGCTCGGCGAACTCGGCCTGCTGGACGGCCTTTTCACCGCCGGAGCCCTCGATCTGTGTCTGACGAGGGAGTCGCTTGCTCGCGGCTGCACGGAGGCCGAGACCGCGTACGCCCTCCAGGGCCTGGGCGCCTACCCCGTGCACGCCCACGGCCCGGCGGCGCTGCGCGAGCGCTGGCTTCCGGCCGCGCGCGAGGGCCGCGCCGTCGCCGCCTTCGCCCTGTCCGAGCCGGGCGCGGGCTCCGACGCCGCGGCCCTCGCGCTGCGCGCCGAGCCCGAGCCGGGGCAGGCGGGCACCTGGCGCCTGACGGGCGAGAAGTCCTGGATCTCGAACGCGCCCGAGGCCGACTTCTACACCGTCTTCGCCCGCACCACGCCGGACGCGGGCGCCCGCGGCGTGACCGCCTTCCTGGTCCCCGCCGACCGCCCGGGCCTGACCGGCACCCCGCTCGCGATGCTCTCCCCGCACCCCATCGGCACCCTCGCCTTCGACGGCGTCCGCGTGAGTACGGACGACCTGCTCGGCGAGGTCGACCGCGGCTTCGGCGTCGCCATGGCGACCCTCAACCGCTTCCGCCCGAGCGTCGGCGCCTTCGCGGTCGGCATGGCCCAGGCCGCGCTCGACGCGACGCTCGCGCACACCGCGGAGCGGGACGCGTTCGGCGGCAAGCTCAAGGACCTCCAGGCGGTGTCCCACCAGGTCGCGGAGATGGCCACGCGCACGGAGGCGGCCCGGCTCCTGGTGTACGCGGCCGCCGCCGCCCACGACCGCGAGGAGCAGGGCATCGCGGGCCGCGCGGCGATGGCGAAGCTCTTCGCCACGGAGACGGCGCAGTATGTCGTCGACACCGCCGTCCAGCTGCACGGCGCCCGCGCCCTCCAGCACGGGCACCTGCTCGAACACCTCTACCGCGAGGTGCGGGCCCCGCGCATCTACGAAGGCGCTAGCGAGGTCCAACGGGCCGTCATCGCCAAGCAGTTGTACGCCACCGCCCCCTCCCCGAAGGAGACCGCATGA
- a CDS encoding RidA family protein, whose amino-acid sequence MSLDRLNPAELSPATGFSHAVVASGGRVVFLAGQTALDTDGKVTGATLPEQFERALGNLLAALRAAGGTPADLARVTVYATDVAAYRAHAPELGAIWKRLAGRDYPAMAVIGVVRLWDEECLLELDGFAVLA is encoded by the coding sequence ATGAGCCTCGACCGGCTGAACCCCGCGGAGCTGTCCCCGGCCACCGGCTTCAGCCACGCCGTCGTGGCGAGTGGCGGCCGCGTCGTCTTCCTCGCCGGGCAGACGGCCCTGGACACCGACGGCAAGGTCACCGGGGCCACGCTGCCCGAGCAGTTCGAGCGGGCCCTCGGCAATCTGCTCGCCGCCCTGCGCGCGGCGGGCGGCACCCCCGCGGACCTCGCCCGCGTCACCGTCTACGCCACCGACGTCGCCGCCTACCGCGCGCACGCGCCCGAACTGGGGGCGATCTGGAAGCGCTTGGCGGGCCGCGACTATCCCGCCATGGCGGTGATCGGCGTGGTCCGCCTCTGGGACGAGGAGTGCCTGCTGGAACTGGACGGCTTCGCGGTGCTGGCCTGA
- a CDS encoding UvrD-helicase domain-containing protein produces MTASGVTLRLLDKADKEILKLPRTVKGAFFDFQHKFKTNPHTTGLKLQQLKGDSRLWSARVSDDYRALLIRLADDDWLIVSVKHRKDVYDRLSAGVNHVTGGIEYVDLEVVEESILRRLPPPSVTPAAAPEPAKPQELFAAWSDTQLSELGVAEPLLPVIRTLTTEDQLLGLVEYAPQLTGEVLLALFDGKAYDDVLDQVTAPVAAAEPVDPDDFQAAAQRPATVVTTSDEALREALEGGDFSRWKVFLHPTQAKLVERRYSGPARVGGGPGTGKTIVALHRVRHLVRQLRPGRDKPVLLTTYNKNLAADLRSRLLELGGEELLSRIEVSHVDQLALRIVREAEPGSGKQVMDDSQAVREWRALLDELGEERWDPEFLHDEWTQVILGQAVATRTDYFRARRAGRGRNITRSERAEIWQLAERFTQRLDRLGRQTWDQVAERAARLELGREQRILSIARQRDEAGGLDNIHLQDGSGGWLRYRYRHIVVDEAQDLRPAHWKMLRAMAPREADDLFLVGDTHQRIYKNQVTLGSLGINIRGRSSKLSLSYRTTRQILRSALDVLGETDYDDLDGSQETLAGYRSVLSGRQPSGHSFPDWAAEREGIAALIQEWDADPDLRIPHEQIAICVPTNQMASEIGYTLGLHGIRPVEIRADGPHGDGGVHIGTMFRFKGLEYQRMIIAGIADGLVPRDAVSRLRTSDPARYRHEMQRARSLLFVAATRARDSVDVFWHGTPSPFLGPALTQ; encoded by the coding sequence ATGACCGCCTCGGGCGTGACACTGCGCCTGCTCGACAAGGCCGACAAGGAGATCCTCAAGCTCCCTCGCACGGTCAAGGGCGCCTTCTTCGACTTCCAGCACAAGTTCAAGACCAATCCGCACACCACCGGTCTCAAACTCCAGCAGCTCAAGGGAGACAGCAGGCTGTGGTCGGCGCGAGTCAGCGACGACTACCGGGCGCTGCTGATCCGGCTCGCCGACGACGACTGGCTGATCGTCTCCGTCAAGCACCGCAAGGACGTCTACGACCGGCTGTCGGCAGGGGTCAACCACGTCACCGGTGGAATCGAGTACGTCGACCTGGAGGTCGTGGAGGAGAGCATCCTCCGCCGCCTTCCCCCTCCGTCTGTCACCCCGGCGGCCGCGCCTGAACCGGCCAAGCCGCAGGAGCTCTTCGCGGCCTGGTCAGACACCCAGCTGTCGGAGCTCGGAGTCGCCGAACCACTGCTCCCGGTCATCCGGACGCTCACCACCGAAGACCAGTTGCTCGGCCTGGTCGAGTACGCGCCCCAGCTCACCGGCGAAGTGCTACTCGCGCTCTTCGACGGCAAGGCGTACGACGACGTCCTCGACCAGGTGACCGCGCCCGTCGCCGCCGCCGAGCCGGTCGACCCCGACGACTTCCAGGCCGCGGCACAGCGCCCGGCCACAGTGGTCACCACCTCCGACGAGGCGCTCCGAGAGGCCCTGGAGGGCGGCGACTTCAGCCGGTGGAAGGTCTTCCTCCACCCCACGCAGGCCAAGCTCGTGGAACGACGCTACTCGGGGCCGGCCCGGGTCGGCGGGGGCCCGGGCACGGGCAAGACCATCGTCGCCCTGCACCGGGTGCGTCATCTGGTGCGGCAGTTGCGGCCCGGTCGCGACAAGCCGGTTCTGCTGACCACGTACAACAAGAACCTCGCTGCGGATCTGCGGTCCCGACTCCTTGAACTGGGCGGCGAAGAGCTGCTGTCCCGCATCGAGGTCAGCCACGTCGACCAGCTGGCGCTCCGCATCGTGCGCGAGGCCGAACCGGGCAGCGGCAAGCAGGTGATGGACGACAGTCAGGCCGTACGGGAATGGCGGGCACTGCTGGACGAACTGGGGGAAGAGCGCTGGGACCCCGAGTTCCTGCACGACGAATGGACCCAGGTGATCCTCGGGCAGGCCGTCGCCACGCGCACCGACTACTTCCGCGCCCGGCGAGCCGGACGCGGCCGCAATATCACCCGCAGTGAGCGCGCCGAGATCTGGCAGCTTGCCGAACGCTTCACCCAGCGCCTGGACCGCCTTGGACGTCAGACCTGGGACCAGGTCGCCGAACGCGCCGCACGCCTGGAGCTCGGACGCGAGCAGCGAATCCTCTCCATCGCGCGCCAACGGGATGAGGCCGGCGGTCTCGACAACATCCACCTCCAGGACGGCTCAGGCGGCTGGCTGCGCTATCGGTACCGGCACATCGTGGTGGACGAGGCACAGGATCTGCGCCCCGCTCACTGGAAGATGCTGCGTGCGATGGCCCCTCGGGAAGCGGACGACCTGTTTCTCGTCGGCGACACCCATCAGCGCATCTACAAGAACCAGGTGACGCTCGGTAGCCTGGGCATCAACATCCGGGGCCGATCGTCCAAGCTGAGCCTGAGTTACCGCACGACGCGACAGATCCTTCGCTCCGCGCTCGACGTGCTGGGTGAGACGGACTACGACGACCTCGACGGCAGCCAGGAGACGCTGGCCGGCTACCGGTCCGTACTCAGCGGAAGGCAGCCGTCCGGACACTCGTTCCCCGACTGGGCCGCCGAGCGGGAAGGCATCGCAGCCCTGATCCAGGAATGGGACGCCGACCCTGACTTGAGGATTCCGCACGAGCAGATCGCGATCTGCGTGCCGACGAACCAGATGGCCTCCGAAATCGGCTACACGCTCGGGTTGCACGGAATCCGTCCGGTGGAGATCCGTGCGGATGGGCCACATGGAGACGGTGGAGTACATATCGGCACGATGTTCCGGTTCAAGGGGCTTGAGTACCAGCGGATGATCATCGCAGGGATCGCGGACGGCCTGGTTCCGCGCGATGCGGTGAGCCGGTTGCGCACGAGTGACCCAGCGCGGTATCGCCATGAGATGCAGCGTGCTCGGTCCCTGTTGTTCGTCGCAGCCACTAGGGCTCGGGACAGCGTGGATGTCTTCTGGCACGGCACGCCCAGCCCGTTCCTCGGCCCGGCGCTGACGCAATAG
- a CDS encoding DEAD/DEAH box helicase, which translates to MKPTMAAAQLRGSLTQYLTTTYALADEDTRRALERFLGHPETGIFRGPYLRIRTPFHVADDGWQRELEWTAGFPGFAPYRHQATAWARLSTLRGPAQPTLVTTGTGSGKTESFLIPLLDHCRRQRAQRHRGVKAVLLYPMNALATDQAGRIGDYLARPELAQVTAGLYIGDRPDTDFRRVMTRREEMRVSPPDVLITNYKMLDLLLQRGEDRALWEGADLAYVVLDEFHTYDGAQGTDVAMLLRRLAAATGASRPGRPLGSICPVATSATLGEGAPGKEAGGILDVASRVFGMPFPADAVVGEERMSAEEFTGAVDYELPEPPTPQEIIEFSGGPGVEAQPDLLDLNRLAEKLLGRAGLDAFRIGRLLKRHDFTHGVLSLLGGEPLDEWGLRDRLARFGYAWGRTARENPQLVLQALSRFVALLSAARDPESDERRPRPLLHIEAHLWIRPVTRVLRGVGSSPEFRWYEDDRTAARRAALQATPVADEDSEGSSGGWPSASARPRPLPGADTAVRPAEVHLPAVYCRNCGRSGWATLSPEADPQRLVMAQDRIWRAAVGRDKRRIRYFIAATQSERQQTLDALTSTRPSDGGGVDPLSVVVLDGGQGTYRLPTASDGAELIDAWFALAVLDKKSADRAAKDDRCPACHTDNSIRFLGTAQAALASATVTQLFTGGDIALVPEERKTLLFNDSTQDAAHRAGYVANASYKFSLRSLLAHNLDEAGAPTALNDLIGHVLESVDDPEALAAVVPPDLHDEPGVDRLLSGRGTGDARTWKLIGERLAFATVMEFGLRSRMGRTLELTRTAAAEVVVAEPDRVMSLARDIHLSLPGQLLVTGGLPTPERYLAYVRGLLERLRLRGGVHHRWLDTWMKEAGTNRFLISGRRPEGMPAFPEGIAPPRFLLDGQKDKSEFDAITGRLGWYQDWTRRCLDLDAAGATEYLRRLLPVLADERVLAVRTTRDRQTRLYGLQPGHIEARLLDDSVVNKAFVSCEDCGWQQVVAPERRTRWYGHPCPRYRCKGLLTAPQPGMPRTGSSASGFGSAVRERDYTGDYYRRLYLTGGTFRVVTAEHTGMLSRPERERVERSFKAGTHYTDPNVLSCTPTLELGIDIGELSAVLLGSLPAGPANYVQRAGRAGRRTGNALVLAFGGRKARDLYYLDDPREMIAGTILPPGCYLSAVEILRRQYTARLLDLAANGELRTSDGEPLAPVPRLSSALFGTTGWCQDLADAAQTHGAALVGDFLDLFPAGSDADGSESGGVSAYAVEELKAYATGGIVRALQEAEEDWTGRREELRRRIAAIDEAAEHLVRTDAVQDRERRELLAERRSTGDLLRELSQSSAHGTLVELGLLPNYSLTDTTTQLEATLYWTETPDDEEVAPSEGAAADQAKRVYRSETRDYERSRKLALTELAPGNSFYVNGYRHVVRALDVGTPDRRAWAEWRLCPACGYVRTHREAKNDTSPCPRCGGREIADAGCVQHVLQPRRVVSRDKRDDARVRDDRDERDRRHYAVLTTVDIDPERITPGSWRHETAVFGVDFTRQATIRTFNLGLDREEGSSTVPLAGEDVRLNPFYVCTSCGGATAEGRPVVDVPQHALTESGAASTSAATHHLLWCPRRRVKGASADERQGNGQDVPLLLAHELSTEAVRVLLPASVARAKERLASFTAALFAGIAAQYGGDPDHIDIAEATMPDHSGVNGSDWPRRFLVVYDRLPGGTGYLHRLASADGFREVLLKARDVIENCGCREKGLDGCHQCLLRRVPAADYDKVSRNEVRQMLEDLLGEDGSRWRTSPVATTRHIPLERQAESDLEIMFIDTLQEWARLTESGAAADAYTTSAGTYALDLRLTGDDGTTVSWRVSQQRALEGTRPDILLERLDAPSPRVAVYLDGYAYHATPSHNRLAGDATKRTGLRSEGLRVFQLTYDDVKEWRERVRDTGYAGVGPAAPVWEPYPTEAQNRARDYYSRIGGGLPGELSDAIWVNPSRLLLAYLRSPDASRWQRRAEAAAAGLSGATGARGAALGAGGLGSALRSALRGETPTGATGPIRLMYGPDASGCRLVLAADGRRTPPVWTGLTVLDDSAEAMADAGTHRRRWRAWLYWSNVLQFLDHGGGDSAQLTTSLLDGFATEVLTVTGGEGWLPSTRTELARAEPAPAGVTASAVEVGAVRDSAPTAAVAEAAVVPTTGRAPGWDPVLEYLDPDEAGLSELARALADAGVSAPEDGYELDERGWQAELAWPAARIGVVLAARENGPEPDHEAADRDKAFTAAGWDIRTAIAWDTAELIARLTGRGQGTNHDSTDDGEHTR; encoded by the coding sequence GTGAAGCCCACCATGGCCGCCGCCCAGTTGCGCGGCAGTCTGACGCAGTACCTCACGACGACATACGCCCTCGCCGACGAGGACACCCGGCGCGCACTGGAGCGCTTCCTCGGGCACCCTGAGACGGGGATCTTCCGAGGGCCGTACCTCCGGATCAGGACCCCGTTCCACGTGGCCGACGACGGCTGGCAGCGGGAGCTGGAGTGGACGGCCGGGTTCCCCGGCTTCGCCCCCTACCGGCATCAGGCCACGGCCTGGGCGCGCCTGTCCACTCTGCGCGGCCCGGCCCAGCCGACGCTGGTGACCACGGGAACAGGCTCCGGCAAGACGGAGTCTTTCCTCATCCCGCTGCTCGACCACTGCCGCCGGCAGCGGGCCCAGAGGCACCGGGGCGTCAAGGCCGTCCTGCTGTACCCGATGAACGCGCTCGCCACCGATCAGGCCGGCCGCATCGGCGACTACCTGGCTCGACCGGAGCTGGCGCAGGTCACGGCCGGTCTGTACATCGGCGACCGGCCCGACACCGACTTCCGCCGGGTGATGACGCGGCGCGAGGAGATGCGCGTGTCGCCTCCGGACGTGCTGATCACGAACTACAAGATGCTCGACCTGCTGCTCCAGCGGGGCGAGGACCGCGCGCTGTGGGAAGGCGCCGACCTCGCGTATGTCGTGCTGGACGAGTTCCACACATACGACGGGGCGCAGGGCACCGACGTGGCCATGCTGCTGCGGCGGCTGGCCGCCGCGACGGGTGCGTCACGACCGGGCAGACCGCTCGGGTCGATCTGTCCGGTGGCGACGTCGGCGACCCTGGGTGAGGGTGCGCCGGGCAAGGAGGCCGGGGGCATCCTCGACGTGGCGTCGCGGGTGTTCGGGATGCCGTTCCCCGCCGACGCCGTGGTCGGCGAGGAACGGATGTCGGCCGAGGAGTTCACGGGCGCCGTCGACTACGAGCTCCCCGAGCCGCCGACACCGCAGGAGATCATCGAGTTCTCCGGTGGTCCCGGCGTGGAGGCACAACCCGACCTGCTTGACCTGAACCGGCTGGCCGAGAAGCTGCTGGGCCGCGCCGGCCTCGATGCCTTCCGCATCGGGCGGCTGCTGAAGCGCCACGACTTCACCCACGGCGTGCTGTCACTCCTCGGCGGGGAGCCGCTGGACGAGTGGGGGCTGCGGGACCGGCTGGCCCGCTTCGGGTACGCGTGGGGGCGCACCGCCCGGGAGAACCCGCAGCTCGTCCTTCAGGCGCTGTCCCGATTCGTCGCCCTGCTGTCGGCGGCGCGGGACCCGGAGTCCGACGAACGCAGGCCACGGCCTCTGCTGCACATCGAGGCGCATCTGTGGATCCGGCCGGTCACCCGCGTCCTGCGCGGCGTTGGATCGTCCCCGGAGTTCCGCTGGTACGAGGACGACCGCACCGCGGCCCGCCGGGCCGCTCTCCAGGCCACTCCGGTCGCCGACGAGGACTCCGAGGGCTCGTCCGGTGGCTGGCCGTCGGCCTCGGCCCGGCCGCGGCCACTGCCCGGAGCCGACACCGCGGTCCGGCCCGCCGAGGTGCATCTGCCCGCGGTGTACTGCCGCAACTGTGGCCGGTCCGGCTGGGCGACCCTGTCCCCCGAGGCGGATCCCCAGCGGCTGGTCATGGCACAGGACCGGATCTGGCGGGCCGCCGTGGGCCGGGACAAGCGACGCATCCGCTACTTCATCGCCGCCACGCAGAGCGAGCGACAGCAGACACTGGACGCCCTGACCAGCACGCGGCCGTCGGACGGCGGCGGAGTCGACCCCTTGTCCGTGGTGGTCCTCGACGGCGGGCAGGGCACGTACCGGCTGCCGACAGCGTCGGACGGGGCCGAACTGATCGACGCCTGGTTCGCGCTGGCCGTGCTCGACAAGAAGTCAGCCGACCGCGCCGCCAAAGACGACCGCTGCCCGGCCTGCCACACCGACAACAGCATCCGCTTCCTCGGTACCGCGCAGGCCGCGCTCGCCTCGGCGACCGTCACCCAGCTGTTCACGGGCGGCGACATTGCACTCGTGCCGGAAGAGCGAAAGACGCTGCTCTTCAACGACTCCACCCAGGACGCGGCGCACCGTGCCGGCTACGTCGCGAACGCCTCCTACAAGTTCTCGCTGCGCTCACTGCTCGCGCACAACCTGGACGAGGCGGGTGCACCGACCGCCCTCAACGACCTGATCGGACACGTGCTGGAGTCCGTGGACGATCCGGAGGCACTGGCCGCCGTCGTACCGCCCGACCTCCACGACGAGCCCGGGGTCGACCGCCTGCTCTCGGGGCGCGGTACCGGCGACGCGCGGACGTGGAAGCTGATCGGCGAGCGGCTCGCGTTCGCCACCGTGATGGAGTTCGGACTGCGCAGTCGCATGGGGCGCACTCTGGAGCTGACGCGGACGGCCGCTGCCGAGGTGGTGGTCGCGGAGCCCGACCGGGTGATGTCCCTCGCGCGCGACATCCATCTGTCCCTGCCGGGCCAGCTCCTTGTCACGGGTGGGCTGCCCACACCCGAACGCTACCTCGCCTATGTGCGCGGCCTTCTGGAGCGCCTGCGGTTGCGCGGTGGGGTCCACCACCGCTGGCTCGACACGTGGATGAAGGAAGCCGGCACGAACCGGTTCCTCATCTCCGGTCGCAGGCCGGAGGGCATGCCCGCGTTCCCCGAAGGCATCGCCCCTCCCCGCTTCCTCCTGGACGGGCAGAAGGACAAGTCCGAGTTCGACGCGATCACCGGACGCCTGGGCTGGTACCAGGATTGGACCCGCCGCTGCCTGGACCTGGACGCCGCCGGTGCCACGGAATACCTGCGCCGACTACTGCCCGTCCTCGCCGACGAGCGGGTACTCGCGGTACGCACCACTCGTGACCGGCAGACGCGCCTCTACGGCCTGCAGCCGGGGCACATCGAGGCTCGGCTGCTCGACGACTCCGTCGTCAACAAGGCTTTCGTCAGCTGCGAGGACTGCGGCTGGCAGCAGGTGGTGGCGCCCGAGCGCCGAACCCGCTGGTACGGCCACCCTTGCCCGCGCTACCGATGCAAGGGATTGCTGACCGCACCTCAGCCGGGCATGCCTAGGACCGGCTCCAGCGCCTCCGGGTTCGGCTCGGCGGTCCGCGAGCGGGACTACACCGGCGACTACTACCGTCGGCTCTATCTGACCGGCGGGACGTTCCGGGTGGTCACCGCTGAGCACACAGGCATGCTCAGCAGGCCGGAACGCGAGCGCGTCGAACGCAGTTTCAAGGCAGGGACTCACTACACCGATCCCAATGTGCTGTCGTGTACGCCCACCCTCGAACTCGGCATCGACATCGGAGAGCTGTCCGCCGTCCTGCTGGGCTCCTTGCCCGCCGGTCCCGCCAATTACGTGCAGCGGGCAGGCCGTGCCGGCCGTCGTACGGGCAACGCGCTCGTGCTCGCCTTCGGCGGCCGCAAGGCCCGGGACCTGTACTACCTGGACGACCCGCGCGAGATGATCGCCGGGACGATCCTGCCTCCCGGCTGCTACCTGTCAGCCGTGGAGATCCTGCGCCGTCAGTACACGGCACGGTTGCTGGACCTCGCGGCGAACGGCGAGCTCCGGACGTCCGACGGTGAACCGCTCGCGCCCGTCCCCCGGCTGTCCTCGGCTCTGTTCGGCACCACGGGCTGGTGCCAGGACCTGGCGGACGCAGCCCAGACCCACGGTGCCGCACTGGTAGGCGACTTCCTCGACCTGTTCCCGGCGGGCAGCGACGCGGACGGCTCCGAGAGCGGGGGCGTCTCGGCCTACGCGGTGGAGGAGCTGAAGGCGTACGCCACGGGCGGCATCGTCAGAGCCCTGCAGGAGGCGGAAGAGGACTGGACCGGGCGGCGCGAGGAGCTCCGCCGCAGGATCGCGGCGATCGACGAGGCCGCCGAGCACCTGGTCCGTACGGATGCCGTACAGGACCGCGAACGCCGCGAACTGCTCGCCGAACGGCGCAGCACCGGGGATCTGCTGCGGGAACTCAGCCAGTCGAGTGCCCACGGCACCCTCGTGGAACTGGGCCTGCTACCGAACTACAGCCTCACCGACACCACCACGCAGCTGGAAGCGACGCTGTACTGGACGGAGACCCCGGACGACGAAGAGGTCGCCCCGTCGGAGGGCGCGGCCGCGGACCAGGCCAAGCGGGTCTACCGGAGCGAGACCAGGGACTACGAGCGCTCCCGCAAGCTGGCCCTGACCGAACTGGCTCCCGGCAACAGCTTCTACGTCAACGGCTACCGTCACGTGGTGCGCGCGCTCGACGTCGGCACCCCGGACCGCCGTGCCTGGGCGGAGTGGCGGCTCTGCCCAGCATGTGGGTACGTCCGTACGCACCGTGAGGCCAAGAACGACACCAGTCCGTGCCCCCGCTGTGGCGGGCGGGAGATCGCCGACGCGGGCTGCGTACAGCACGTGCTCCAGCCGAGGCGCGTCGTCTCGCGCGACAAGAGAGACGACGCGAGGGTGCGGGACGACCGTGACGAGCGGGACCGCCGACACTACGCGGTGCTGACGACGGTGGACATCGATCCGGAGCGGATCACCCCTGGGTCGTGGCGGCACGAAACGGCCGTGTTCGGCGTGGACTTCACCCGGCAGGCGACGATCCGTACGTTCAACCTGGGGTTGGACCGCGAAGAGGGCAGCAGCACGGTACCGCTCGCCGGCGAGGACGTACGGCTCAATCCCTTCTACGTGTGCACGAGTTGCGGTGGCGCCACGGCGGAGGGCCGGCCCGTCGTGGACGTGCCGCAGCACGCGCTGACGGAGTCAGGGGCGGCGAGCACCTCGGCCGCCACTCACCACCTGCTGTGGTGTCCCCGCCGCCGGGTCAAGGGAGCCTCCGCGGACGAGCGGCAGGGCAATGGTCAGGACGTGCCGCTGCTGCTGGCGCACGAGCTGAGCACGGAGGCGGTGCGCGTCCTGCTGCCCGCCTCCGTGGCCCGCGCAAAGGAACGGCTGGCATCGTTCACGGCCGCGCTGTTCGCGGGTATCGCGGCACAGTACGGCGGCGATCCCGACCACATCGACATCGCCGAGGCCACGATGCCCGATCACTCGGGCGTCAACGGCTCCGACTGGCCGCGGCGGTTCCTCGTGGTCTACGACCGCCTGCCGGGAGGCACCGGCTACCTGCACCGGCTCGCGTCCGCCGACGGCTTCCGGGAGGTGCTGCTCAAGGCACGGGACGTCATCGAGAACTGCGGCTGCCGCGAGAAGGGGCTCGACGGCTGCCACCAGTGCCTGCTGCGCCGCGTGCCGGCGGCCGACTACGACAAGGTCAGCCGTAATGAGGTACGGCAGATGCTGGAGGACCTCCTCGGTGAGGACGGTTCCCGCTGGCGGACCTCACCCGTGGCGACGACTCGGCACATCCCGCTGGAGCGGCAGGCCGAGAGCGACCTCGAGATCATGTTCATCGACACGCTCCAGGAGTGGGCGAGGCTGACCGAGTCCGGGGCGGCGGCAGACGCTTACACCACGTCGGCCGGCACGTACGCCCTCGATCTGCGACTGACGGGGGACGACGGGACGACCGTCAGCTGGCGTGTGTCGCAGCAGCGCGCGCTGGAGGGCACACGGCCCGACATACTCCTCGAACGTCTCGACGCTCCGAGCCCCCGTGTCGCCGTCTACCTCGACGGTTACGCCTATCACGCGACCCCCTCGCACAACCGGCTGGCCGGCGACGCCACGAAGCGGACCGGACTGCGCAGCGAGGGACTACGGGTGTTCCAGCTGACGTACGACGACGTCAAGGAGTGGCGTGAGCGCGTACGGGACACCGGATACGCGGGTGTGGGCCCGGCCGCCCCGGTCTGGGAGCCCTACCCGACGGAGGCGCAAAACCGGGCACGCGACTACTACAGCCGCATCGGCGGAGGGCTGCCCGGCGAGCTGTCCGACGCCATCTGGGTCAACCCCTCCCGACTCCTGCTCGCGTACCTCCGGTCCCCCGACGCCTCACGCTGGCAACGGCGTGCCGAGGCGGCGGCCGCCGGACTCAGCGGTGCCACGGGCGCCCGAGGCGCCGCTCTTGGAGCCGGAGGTCTCGGGTCGGCGCTTCGCTCGGCACTGCGGGGTGAGACGCCCACGGGCGCGACGGGGCCGATCCGACTGATGTACGGCCCCGACGCCTCCGGCTGCCGGCTCGTGTTGGCCGCGGACGGCAGGCGCACCCCACCCGTGTGGACCGGTCTTACGGTCCTGGACGACAGCGCCGAGGCCATGGCTGACGCAGGAACCCACCGGCGACGCTGGCGGGCCTGGCTGTACTGGAGCAACGTGCTGCAGTTCCTGGACCACGGAGGCGGCGACAGCGCCCAACTCACCACCAGTCTGCTCGACGGCTTCGCCACCGAGGTGCTGACCGTGACCGGCGGCGAGGGATGGCTGCCGTCCACCCGGACCGAGCTCGCCCGGGCGGAGCCCGCACCGGCCGGAGTCACTGCGTCCGCGGTGGAGGTCGGCGCAGTCCGGGACAGCGCTCCGACAGCTGCTGTCGCCGAGGCGGCCGTGGTCCCGACAACGGGCCGAGCCCCGGGGTGGGACCCTGTGCTGGAATACCTCGATCCCGACGAGGCAGGTCTCTCCGAGCTGGCAAGGGCCCTGGCCGACGCAGGGGTATCGGCGCCCGAGGACGGTTACGAGCTGGACGAGCGAGGCTGGCAGGCCGAACTGGCCTGGCCCGCGGCGCGCATCGGCGTGGTCCTCGCCGCCCGTGAGAACGGCCCGGAGCCCGATCACGAGGCCGCGGACAGGGACAAGGCGTTCACGGCCGCCGGCTGGGACATCCGTACGGCCATCGCCTGGGACACCGCGGAGCTGATCGCCCGTCTGACCGGACGGGGCCAGGGCACGAACCACGACAGCACCGACGACGGGGAGCACACACGATGA